One genomic segment of Kiritimatiella glycovorans includes these proteins:
- a CDS encoding type II toxin-antitoxin system VapC family toxin: MNLLIDTNRYCDFCSGDREALQVVRRARNIFMPLIVLAELRAGFLCGTLARRNERGLTTFLNSERVAVLRPDEDTSHHYGRIFAQLRMLGRPIPTHDIWIAALAVQHDLILYSRDDHFSLLPQIVRV, translated from the coding sequence ATGAACCTTTTAATCGACACGAACCGATACTGTGATTTCTGTTCCGGAGATCGGGAGGCCCTGCAGGTGGTGCGGCGCGCCCGAAATATATTCATGCCGCTGATTGTGCTGGCCGAACTGAGGGCCGGGTTTCTCTGCGGGACGCTCGCACGCCGCAACGAGCGGGGGCTGACGACGTTTCTCAACTCGGAACGGGTCGCCGTGTTGAGGCCGGATGAAGATACCAGTCATCACTACGGACGCATTTTCGCGCAGCTGCGCATGCTCGGAAGACCGATCCCGACGCACGATATCTGGATCGCGGCGCTGGCCGTGCAGCACGACCTGATCCTCTACTCCCGCGACGACCACTTTTCGCTGCTGCCCCAGATCGTCAGGGTGTGA
- a CDS encoding FitA-like ribbon-helix-helix domain-containing protein encodes MKKRHKIQYTIRDVPPEVDRRLRAQAVREGRSLNYVAVEALSASAGVGEEPIEHHDLDAVSGSWVEDPAFDEALKAFEQIDEDLWR; translated from the coding sequence ATGAAAAAGAGGCATAAAATCCAGTATACGATTCGCGATGTGCCTCCGGAGGTGGACCGGCGTCTGCGGGCGCAGGCCGTCCGGGAAGGGCGCAGCCTGAATTATGTGGCGGTGGAGGCTCTGTCGGCGTCGGCGGGGGTGGGCGAGGAGCCGATCGAACACCATGATCTTGATGCGGTGTCGGGGAGCTGGGTGGAAGATCCCGCGTTTGACGAGGCCCTGAAGGCGTTCGAGCAGATCGATGAGGACCTGTGGAGATGA
- a CDS encoding IS110 family transposase has protein sequence MQTTSAKELYAGADLHGNNVFLSICDREGTEVFRRRVRTTLDAVNEAMDPYWPQVQAMGIESTFNWYWLVDGLREQNRDVRLGNPAKMKQYKGLKHADDASDARWLAELLRLDIFPESYIYPKEVRSIRDALRRRQLFVRRRTQVMLSLQSLLERYGFKAPGSRALQQWTQADVEATGLDPFVQLQLRTLLEAVQCSERLAGQIESAVLGFIEPNPSFEQVQTVPGIGKALGMTIVLESGNFARFPNAGCYASYCRAVKSERSSNSRKKGENNKRNGNPFLAWAFVEAASFAPRFYPEIQSWYDRKKKKRNAIVAKKALAAKLSKAVWHVMNGEEYVMGMLF, from the coding sequence ATGCAAACGACCAGCGCAAAGGAATTGTACGCAGGAGCCGACCTGCATGGAAACAATGTTTTTCTCTCGATTTGCGACCGGGAAGGCACGGAAGTCTTCCGGCGGCGGGTACGAACCACGCTCGATGCAGTCAATGAGGCGATGGATCCCTACTGGCCGCAGGTTCAGGCGATGGGGATTGAGTCCACGTTCAACTGGTACTGGCTGGTGGACGGCTTGCGTGAGCAGAACCGGGACGTGCGATTGGGGAATCCGGCGAAGATGAAACAGTACAAGGGGTTGAAACATGCCGATGACGCATCGGATGCTCGTTGGCTGGCCGAACTGCTCCGATTGGATATTTTCCCGGAGAGCTACATTTATCCGAAGGAGGTTCGTTCGATTCGCGACGCGCTTCGACGCCGACAGCTGTTTGTCAGGCGGCGCACCCAGGTTATGCTCAGCCTGCAAAGCCTGCTGGAGCGTTACGGATTCAAGGCGCCGGGATCGCGTGCTCTTCAGCAGTGGACGCAGGCGGATGTCGAGGCGACGGGCCTTGATCCGTTCGTACAGCTTCAACTCCGCACGTTGCTTGAGGCGGTCCAGTGCAGTGAGCGGCTGGCCGGACAGATCGAATCAGCGGTGCTGGGGTTTATTGAGCCCAACCCATCGTTTGAACAGGTTCAGACCGTGCCGGGCATCGGGAAGGCGCTTGGGATGACCATCGTGCTTGAAAGCGGCAACTTCGCCCGCTTCCCGAACGCGGGATGCTACGCCTCCTACTGCCGCGCCGTCAAAAGTGAGCGAAGTTCCAACAGCAGGAAGAAAGGTGAGAACAATAAGCGCAACGGCAATCCGTTTCTCGCATGGGCTTTCGTTGAAGCCGCGAGCTTCGCTCCGCGCTTTTATCCGGAGATTCAATCCTGGTATGACCGGAAGAAGAAAAAGCGCAACGCGATTGTGGCGAAGAAGGCCTTGGCGGCAAAATTGTCCAAAGCCGTTTGGCATGTCATGAACGGGGAGGAATATGTAATGGGAATGTTGTTTTAA
- a CDS encoding HAD-IIA family hydrolase, with the protein MKLTGKKGFICDMDGVIYHGDLLLSGAQDFLQALKDRGRHYLFLTNSSQRSPRELSEKLRRLGLDVDAEHFYTSAMATAAFLASQCEGGSCYVIGEPGLTNALYDAGFSIDEVCPDYVVVGETGSYNYERVRHAASLVLKGARLIGTNPDVTGPAEGGLVPATGSLIAPIEMTSGRKAYFTGKPNPLMMRSALKKLGCRREETAIVGDRMDTDIIAGIEAGIETVLVLSGVSSREDLQNYPYRPGHVLEGVGDIFGPEA; encoded by the coding sequence ATGAAACTGACCGGCAAAAAGGGCTTTATCTGCGACATGGACGGCGTGATCTATCACGGCGACCTGCTGCTCTCCGGGGCGCAGGATTTTCTGCAGGCGCTGAAGGACCGCGGCAGGCATTACCTCTTCCTCACCAACAGCAGCCAGCGATCGCCGCGCGAGCTGAGCGAGAAACTCCGTCGGCTGGGACTCGACGTCGACGCGGAACACTTCTACACGAGCGCGATGGCGACGGCCGCTTTCCTGGCGTCGCAGTGCGAGGGCGGGTCGTGCTACGTGATCGGCGAGCCGGGACTCACGAATGCCCTTTACGACGCGGGGTTTTCGATCGATGAGGTCTGTCCCGATTACGTCGTGGTCGGCGAGACGGGCAGCTACAATTACGAGCGCGTGCGCCACGCGGCTTCGCTCGTGCTGAAGGGCGCACGGCTGATCGGAACCAATCCCGACGTCACCGGTCCGGCCGAGGGCGGCCTCGTACCCGCCACCGGGTCGCTGATTGCGCCGATCGAGATGACCTCCGGCCGCAAAGCCTATTTCACGGGCAAGCCCAATCCGCTGATGATGCGCAGCGCGCTGAAAAAACTCGGCTGCCGGCGGGAGGAGACGGCCATCGTCGGCGACCGCATGGACACCGACATCATCGCCGGCATCGAGGCCGGCATCGAAACGGTCCTCGTCCTCAGCGGCGTAAGCTCCCGTGAAGACCTGCAGAACTATCCCTACCGCCCGGGCCATGTGCTCGAGGGGGTGGGGGATATTTTCGGTCCTGAAGCCTGA
- a CDS encoding EF-hand domain-containing protein: MRTGVKMLTAVCAGLIATAATAQDWDGPPRGGRRGEEGARGDRGKQAMDRFRQVDRNGDGVLSLEEFRAVHNRRRAKIEERLGDRIDPERIAKMPSSTEIFRRIDADESGGLDPREMHGAHRRMREKMQQRRARRGGPDGDRDRGGRRPWAE, encoded by the coding sequence ATGAGGACGGGAGTAAAAATGCTGACGGCCGTATGCGCCGGACTGATCGCTACGGCGGCCACGGCGCAGGACTGGGATGGACCGCCCCGGGGCGGGCGGCGCGGAGAGGAAGGAGCGCGCGGCGATCGGGGCAAACAGGCGATGGACCGTTTTCGCCAGGTGGACCGCAACGGTGACGGTGTGCTGTCGCTCGAGGAATTCCGCGCCGTTCATAACCGGCGCCGGGCGAAAATCGAAGAGCGGCTGGGCGACCGGATCGATCCCGAGCGGATCGCGAAGATGCCTTCGTCCACGGAAATCTTCCGCCGGATTGACGCCGACGAGAGCGGGGGACTCGACCCGCGTGAAATGCATGGAGCCCATCGCCGGATGCGCGAGAAGATGCAGCAGCGACGGGCGCGGCGTGGCGGTCCGGACGGGGACCGCGACCGCGGCGGGCGGCGTCCGTGGGCCGAGTAG
- a CDS encoding cation diffusion facilitator family transporter, whose product MTEHRHHSHHHEHAHDRESGIGVAFFLNAGFTVLEIAGGLWTNSMAILADAVHDLGDSFALASAWYFERLSGRGRDRYYSYGYRRFSLLGALISTIVLIAGGMAVLWRAVPRLLNPEPVHAEGMIAFAVLGVIVNGLAALRLRRQKGMNARVVLLHLLEDVLGWIAVLLTAVVLVFRDIPVLDAGLSILITIWVLRRVWINFRRILQVFLQGTPEHLDPVAIESELTGIEGVRSLHHVHLWSMDGVRHIFTAHVVIDPSFKGERRRGIREEAREILDRYEIFHSTLELEPGDEPCGMEDVPCGSPRK is encoded by the coding sequence ATGACTGAACATCGGCACCACTCCCATCATCACGAGCACGCGCATGACCGTGAAAGCGGTATCGGCGTGGCTTTTTTCCTGAACGCCGGGTTCACGGTTCTTGAAATTGCGGGAGGGTTGTGGACGAACAGCATGGCGATCCTCGCCGATGCGGTACACGATCTGGGCGACAGTTTCGCGCTGGCGTCGGCATGGTATTTCGAACGTCTTTCCGGCCGCGGGCGCGACCGCTACTATTCATACGGCTACCGCCGCTTTTCGCTGCTCGGCGCACTGATCAGCACCATTGTGCTGATTGCCGGGGGCATGGCGGTGCTCTGGCGCGCAGTTCCGCGCCTCCTCAATCCCGAGCCGGTGCACGCCGAAGGCATGATCGCATTCGCGGTGCTCGGCGTGATCGTCAACGGCCTGGCCGCTTTGCGGCTGCGCCGACAGAAGGGGATGAATGCGCGCGTCGTGCTGCTGCACCTGCTCGAAGACGTGCTCGGCTGGATCGCGGTGCTGTTGACGGCCGTCGTGCTCGTCTTCCGCGATATCCCCGTCCTCGACGCCGGCCTGTCGATCCTGATCACGATCTGGGTCCTGCGCCGGGTCTGGATCAATTTCCGGCGCATCCTGCAGGTTTTTCTGCAGGGCACCCCGGAGCATCTCGACCCGGTCGCGATCGAGTCGGAACTAACCGGCATTGAAGGAGTGCGCTCGCTGCATCATGTCCACCTCTGGTCGATGGACGGGGTCCGCCATATATTTACCGCCCACGTGGTCATCGATCCCTCGTTCAAGGGAGAGCGGCGGCGCGGTATCCGCGAGGAAGCGCGTGAAATACTCGACCGATATGAGATCTTCCATTCCACGCTCGAACTCGAGCCCGGCGACGAACCCTGCGGGATGGAGGATGTGCCCTGCGGCTCGCCGCGGAAGTAG
- a CDS encoding Mrp/NBP35 family ATP-binding protein: MSEENACDGCPSAASGECDGAQADPQEMALKCAMARIRHKVLVLSGKGGVGKSTVAANLAAALSKDERVGLLDADLHGPSVPRLFNLSGSQVLGSEGRILPVPVTPLLHVMSIGFLLEAPETPVIWRGPRKLAALRQFLSEVDWDEREYLIVDCPPGTGDEPLGVIQTIGEVSGAVIVTTPQELALEDVRKSVSFCRQLETPVLGVVENMSGFACPNCGEVSPIFEQGGGEEMAQQMNVPFLGRIPIDPGVVRACDRGELTRYQQSAGSASARAFDEVREALKRNLSSAS; this comes from the coding sequence ATGAGCGAAGAGAATGCATGTGACGGATGTCCTTCGGCGGCGTCGGGCGAGTGCGACGGCGCGCAGGCCGATCCGCAGGAGATGGCGCTGAAATGCGCGATGGCGCGGATCCGGCACAAGGTGCTCGTGCTGTCGGGAAAGGGCGGAGTCGGCAAGAGCACCGTGGCGGCGAATCTCGCGGCCGCTCTCTCGAAAGACGAGCGCGTAGGGTTGCTGGACGCCGACCTCCACGGTCCGAGCGTGCCCCGGCTGTTCAATCTGTCCGGGTCGCAGGTCCTGGGTTCGGAGGGCCGTATTCTGCCCGTGCCGGTGACGCCGCTGCTGCATGTGATGTCGATCGGGTTCCTGCTCGAGGCCCCCGAGACCCCCGTGATCTGGCGCGGCCCGCGCAAGCTCGCCGCACTGCGGCAGTTTCTCTCGGAAGTGGACTGGGACGAGCGCGAATACCTGATCGTCGACTGCCCCCCGGGCACGGGGGATGAGCCGCTGGGGGTGATCCAGACGATCGGCGAGGTCAGCGGCGCGGTCATCGTCACCACCCCGCAGGAACTGGCGCTCGAGGACGTCCGCAAATCCGTTTCCTTCTGCCGGCAGCTCGAGACTCCGGTGCTCGGCGTGGTCGAGAACATGAGCGGTTTCGCCTGTCCGAACTGCGGGGAAGTCAGCCCGATCTTTGAACAGGGGGGCGGCGAGGAAATGGCGCAGCAGATGAATGTGCCGTTTCTCGGCCGCATCCCGATCGATCCCGGCGTCGTGCGCGCCTGCGATCGCGGGGAGCTGACGCGTTACCAGCAGTCCGCCGGCAGCGCTTCGGCCCGCGCGTTCGACGAGGTTCGCGAGGCGTTGAAGCGGAATCTGTCCTCCGCATCGTGA
- a CDS encoding dihydroorotate dehydrogenase electron transfer subunit, giving the protein MLQEHTEVCLQEPYGDSPYRLLGLRAPGIAARAAPGQFVHLRIPELHDAVLRRPFSIFRTDGERLDLLYKPVGRGTEAMRRLEPGSIADLLGPLGNGFPSPSGDRRTLLAGGGYGGAALYRLAERAPAPGDVFLGGRTDRELVAAREFEQLGWTVHTATEDGSAGRKGLVTDLLRDALESGSAASSEIFACGPIGMMRAVAGLAAASACPAWVSLDRTMACGVGACQTCVIRVVDTTRPEGWRWARCCREGPVFEAQDVLWENPA; this is encoded by the coding sequence ATGTTACAGGAGCACACAGAAGTCTGTCTGCAGGAGCCGTACGGCGACAGCCCGTATCGTCTGCTGGGGCTGCGCGCGCCCGGAATCGCAGCGCGGGCCGCGCCGGGGCAGTTCGTCCACCTGCGCATACCCGAACTCCACGACGCCGTGCTTCGGCGGCCGTTCAGCATCTTCCGCACGGACGGGGAGCGGCTGGATCTGCTGTACAAGCCGGTGGGCCGCGGCACCGAAGCGATGCGGCGGCTCGAACCGGGAAGCATCGCGGATCTCCTCGGACCCCTCGGCAACGGCTTTCCGTCCCCGTCCGGGGATCGGCGCACGCTGCTCGCCGGAGGCGGGTACGGCGGCGCCGCGCTTTATAGGCTCGCGGAGCGCGCACCCGCTCCGGGCGACGTCTTTCTAGGCGGGCGCACCGATCGCGAACTGGTCGCCGCCCGGGAGTTCGAACAGCTCGGGTGGACGGTTCACACCGCGACGGAAGACGGTTCCGCCGGCCGCAAAGGGCTGGTCACCGATCTCCTCCGCGATGCGCTCGAATCCGGATCGGCCGCCTCCTCCGAAATCTTCGCCTGCGGACCGATCGGGATGATGCGCGCCGTGGCCGGACTCGCCGCCGCCTCCGCCTGTCCCGCGTGGGTCTCGCTCGACCGGACCATGGCCTGCGGGGTCGGCGCCTGCCAGACCTGCGTCATCCGGGTGGTCGACACCACACGCCCCGAGGGATGGCGCTGGGCGCGGTGCTGCCGGGAAGGCCCCGTATTCGAAGCACAGGACGTCCTCTGGGAGAACCCCGCATGA
- a CDS encoding dihydroorotate dehydrogenase, giving the protein MTHPAGKEPDLRVDMGGFEMPNPVAVASGTFGYGSEYAELIDLNHLGAIVVKGLRETPWIGNPPPRTHEVRSGMLNAIGLPGPGVERFLRDHLPFLNRYQVPVIVNLWGLDAEEYGRIAEQLDDVEGIDALELNVSCPNVKAGGVAFGTDPKLFAAVLDAVRPKTRKPLMPKLAPHVPDIGVFARAAQEHGADAISVMNTLPAMAIDIESRRPVLSNRHGGLSGPAIHPVAVKLVHDASRAVSIPVMGMGGVTCPEDALELLIAGASSVAVGTANFTDPGTAERVVAGIRDYLMRHDMKSVSELTLAE; this is encoded by the coding sequence ATGACCCATCCCGCCGGAAAAGAACCCGACCTGCGGGTGGATATGGGCGGATTCGAAATGCCGAATCCCGTCGCCGTGGCTTCCGGAACGTTCGGGTACGGCTCGGAATACGCGGAACTCATCGACCTCAATCACCTCGGCGCCATCGTCGTCAAAGGCCTCCGCGAAACCCCCTGGATCGGAAACCCGCCGCCGCGCACACACGAGGTCCGCTCGGGCATGCTCAACGCCATCGGCCTGCCCGGCCCGGGCGTGGAAAGATTCCTGCGCGACCACCTGCCGTTTCTCAACCGCTACCAGGTGCCGGTGATCGTCAATCTATGGGGACTCGACGCGGAGGAATACGGGCGCATCGCCGAACAGCTCGACGACGTGGAGGGCATCGACGCGCTCGAACTCAATGTCTCCTGCCCCAACGTGAAGGCGGGCGGCGTGGCCTTCGGCACGGATCCCAAACTCTTCGCCGCCGTGCTCGACGCCGTGCGGCCGAAGACCCGCAAACCGCTGATGCCCAAGCTCGCCCCGCACGTGCCCGATATCGGGGTCTTCGCCCGCGCCGCCCAGGAACATGGCGCCGACGCGATCTCGGTGATGAACACCCTCCCCGCGATGGCCATCGATATCGAGTCGCGGCGCCCCGTGCTCTCCAACCGCCACGGCGGGCTTTCCGGACCGGCGATCCATCCCGTCGCCGTCAAACTCGTTCACGACGCCTCCCGCGCCGTCTCAATCCCCGTCATGGGCATGGGAGGCGTGACCTGCCCCGAAGACGCACTGGAACTGCTGATCGCCGGCGCGAGTTCCGTGGCCGTCGGAACCGCCAATTTCACCGACCCCGGCACCGCGGAACGGGTCGTCGCCGGCATTCGCGACTATCTCATGCGACACGACATGAAATCCGTAAGTGAACTGACCCTGGCGGAGTGA
- the galE gene encoding UDP-glucose 4-epimerase GalE — MKVLVAGGAGYIGSVTTQLLCDEGHEVCVFDNGERGHRAAVDERAAFVQGDLRRADEIRGAMMEFSPDAVMHFAAYIEVGESMKQPVPFFRNNVSGGLNLLEAVLEAGVSKIIFSSTCAVYGTPERVPMDESLPRRPESVYGESKLMFERMLEWAETIHGIEPVFLRYFNAAGATEKFGEAHEPETHLIPLVLQVPLGRRDKIFIFGDDYDTPDGTCIRDYIHIRDLARAHLLALNPGTRGAFNLGNGSGYSVREVIETARAVTGHPVPAEVRPRRPGDCVRLVADASRARRELGWTPEHPGLQSIVADAWNWHRAHPEGYGDCD, encoded by the coding sequence ATGAAAGTCCTGGTCGCCGGCGGAGCCGGATACATCGGAAGCGTGACGACGCAGCTGCTCTGCGATGAAGGGCACGAAGTGTGCGTCTTCGACAACGGGGAGCGCGGTCACCGCGCGGCGGTGGACGAGCGGGCGGCGTTCGTGCAGGGCGATCTGCGCCGCGCGGACGAAATCCGCGGCGCCATGATGGAGTTCAGTCCCGATGCGGTCATGCATTTCGCGGCTTACATCGAGGTCGGAGAATCGATGAAACAGCCGGTGCCCTTTTTCCGGAACAACGTCTCCGGCGGACTGAATCTGCTCGAGGCCGTGCTCGAAGCCGGCGTGTCGAAGATTATCTTCTCCTCCACCTGCGCCGTGTACGGCACTCCGGAGCGGGTCCCGATGGACGAGTCGCTCCCCCGGCGCCCGGAGTCGGTCTACGGCGAATCGAAGCTCATGTTTGAACGCATGCTCGAATGGGCCGAAACCATTCACGGCATCGAACCCGTATTCCTGCGCTATTTCAATGCGGCCGGCGCCACGGAAAAGTTCGGCGAAGCCCACGAACCGGAGACGCACCTGATCCCGCTGGTGCTGCAGGTTCCGCTCGGCCGGCGCGACAAGATCTTCATTTTCGGCGACGACTACGATACGCCGGACGGCACCTGTATCCGCGACTACATTCACATCCGCGACCTGGCGCGCGCCCACCTGCTCGCGCTGAACCCCGGCACCCGGGGCGCGTTCAACCTGGGCAACGGCAGCGGCTATTCGGTGCGGGAAGTGATCGAGACCGCCCGCGCCGTCACGGGCCACCCTGTTCCCGCCGAAGTGCGGCCGCGGCGACCCGGCGACTGTGTCCGCCTGGTGGCGGACGCCTCGCGCGCGCGCCGGGAGCTGGGATGGACCCCGGAACATCCCGGCCTGCAGTCGATCGTGGCGGACGCCTGGAACTGGCACCGAGCCCATCCGGAGGGGTACGGGGACTGCGACTGA
- the lon gene encoding endopeptidase La: protein MMNSYHHALPDQFADDPALGADPAAAPPVVSDTVPEVLPVLPLDDFVLFPGMTAPMMVADESTRKLIEDIRTGHRHFIGTLRRNPDSGAQPPDPADLHTIGCVGHVLKTLQFPDHTTHVLVRGLSRCELTRLVPSGPYLLSHYRMISDLEAPSDVELEALTRNVSQRFQEVVAMSPALADELQVAAFNTPEPGRLSDLIGAHLNLSLEERQDLLADADPRGRLQALTRLINREHEVLEVEHRIERKVSETFSRSQRENFLREQVKAIQSELGEQEPAQRELQRLKEKLEAADLPEEAKKAADEEQNRLARIPTASPEYGVIRTYLEWIAEVPWNTQSEDRLDLRAAARVLDRDHYGMKKIKDRILEYLAVLKLKRDLKGPILCLVGPPGVGKTSLGRSVAAALGRKFVRMSLGGIHDEAEIRGHRRTYIGAMPGRIIQGLKRAGTRNPVFMLDEVDKVGADFRGDPSDALLEVLDPEQNHAFRDNYLDLDFDLSRVLFITTANVPDTIPDALLDRMETLHLPGYTHLEKREIARRHLLPRQIEAHGLRADDLNLASDALDRLIDRYTAEAGVRELDRVLAALCRKTARRRAEGKRRSASIAPRRLKPLLGPPPYEQDAAERRAIAGVVTGLAWTPVGGELLFIEATRMAGEGRLILTGSLGDVMKESARAALSYLRSRGARYGADTEADDKHDIHIHVPAGAIPKDGPSAGIGMLLALASLFTRRAIRPDLAVTGEITLRGRITPVGGVKEKVIAASRGGIRHVMLPGRNRKDLEEIPKEVRDRITFKFVNSLDQALRYAFELSETGSRESGTRSSAQKKRGSK, encoded by the coding sequence ATGATGAATTCATACCACCATGCCCTTCCCGACCAGTTCGCCGACGATCCCGCGCTCGGCGCGGACCCCGCGGCCGCACCGCCGGTCGTCTCGGACACCGTGCCCGAGGTCCTGCCCGTGCTGCCGCTCGACGACTTCGTGCTCTTCCCCGGCATGACGGCGCCGATGATGGTCGCGGACGAAAGCACCCGCAAACTGATCGAGGACATCCGCACCGGTCACCGGCACTTCATCGGCACGCTGCGCCGCAATCCGGACTCCGGCGCGCAGCCCCCCGATCCCGCCGACCTGCATACGATCGGCTGCGTGGGCCACGTGCTCAAGACGCTGCAGTTTCCCGATCACACCACCCACGTCCTGGTGCGGGGACTCAGCCGCTGCGAACTGACCAGGCTGGTGCCGTCCGGCCCTTACCTCCTCTCCCATTACCGCATGATCTCCGACCTGGAGGCGCCGTCCGACGTCGAACTGGAGGCGCTCACGCGCAACGTGTCGCAGCGCTTCCAGGAAGTGGTCGCCATGTCGCCCGCGCTGGCCGACGAGCTTCAGGTCGCGGCGTTCAACACCCCGGAACCGGGTCGGCTCTCGGACCTGATCGGCGCCCATCTCAACCTCTCCCTGGAAGAGCGGCAGGACCTGCTCGCCGACGCCGACCCGCGCGGCCGCCTGCAGGCGCTCACACGGCTGATCAACCGCGAGCACGAAGTCCTCGAGGTCGAACACCGGATCGAGCGCAAGGTCAGCGAGACGTTTTCCCGCTCCCAGCGCGAGAACTTCCTGCGCGAACAGGTCAAGGCTATCCAGAGCGAACTCGGCGAACAGGAGCCGGCCCAGCGCGAGCTGCAGCGGCTGAAGGAGAAACTGGAGGCCGCCGACCTTCCGGAAGAGGCGAAAAAGGCGGCGGATGAGGAGCAGAACCGCCTCGCCCGCATCCCCACGGCCTCTCCGGAGTACGGCGTGATCCGCACCTATCTGGAGTGGATCGCCGAAGTGCCCTGGAATACGCAGAGCGAAGACCGGCTCGATCTCCGCGCCGCAGCGCGCGTCCTCGACCGCGACCACTACGGGATGAAGAAAATCAAGGATCGCATCCTGGAGTACCTCGCGGTACTGAAGCTGAAGCGCGACCTGAAAGGCCCCATCCTGTGCCTCGTCGGCCCGCCCGGCGTGGGCAAGACCTCGCTGGGACGCTCCGTCGCCGCCGCGCTCGGGCGGAAGTTCGTGCGCATGTCGCTCGGCGGCATCCACGACGAGGCGGAGATCCGGGGCCACCGTCGCACCTATATCGGCGCGATGCCCGGCCGCATCATTCAGGGGTTGAAACGCGCCGGGACGCGCAACCCGGTGTTCATGCTCGATGAAGTGGACAAGGTCGGCGCGGATTTCCGCGGCGACCCGTCCGACGCGCTGCTCGAAGTCCTCGACCCGGAACAGAACCACGCCTTCCGCGACAACTACCTCGACCTGGATTTCGACCTCTCGCGCGTACTCTTCATCACGACGGCGAACGTGCCCGACACCATCCCCGACGCGCTGCTCGACCGCATGGAGACGCTCCACCTGCCGGGCTACACGCACCTGGAGAAACGGGAGATCGCGCGACGCCACCTTCTGCCGCGGCAGATCGAGGCCCACGGCCTGCGCGCCGACGACCTCAATCTCGCCTCCGATGCGCTCGATCGGCTGATCGACCGCTACACCGCCGAGGCGGGGGTGCGCGAGCTGGACCGCGTCCTGGCGGCGCTGTGCCGCAAGACGGCTCGGCGCCGCGCGGAGGGCAAAAGGCGGTCGGCCTCGATCGCCCCCCGGCGCCTCAAGCCCCTGCTCGGCCCGCCGCCCTACGAGCAGGACGCCGCCGAACGACGCGCCATCGCGGGCGTGGTCACCGGCCTGGCCTGGACCCCCGTGGGAGGAGAACTCCTGTTTATCGAGGCGACCCGCATGGCGGGTGAAGGGCGCCTTATCCTCACCGGCTCTCTCGGCGACGTGATGAAGGAGTCGGCGCGTGCGGCGCTCAGCTACCTGCGCTCGCGCGGCGCGCGCTACGGAGCGGATACGGAAGCGGACGACAAGCACGACATCCATATTCACGTCCCCGCCGGCGCCATTCCGAAGGACGGCCCCTCCGCGGGCATCGGGATGCTCCTCGCGCTGGCCTCGCTGTTTACGCGCCGGGCGATACGGCCCGATCTTGCGGTGACCGGCGAAATCACGCTGCGCGGCCGCATCACGCCGGTCGGCGGGGTGAAGGAGAAGGTCATTGCGGCGTCGCGCGGCGGGATCCGCCACGTCATGCTGCCCGGGCGAAACCGGAAGGATCTGGAGGAGATCCCGAAAGAGGTGCGCGACCGCATCACGTTCAAATTCGTCAACTCTCTGGATCAGGCCCTGCGCTACGCCTTTGAGTTGAGCGAAACCGGATCGCGCGAGAGCGGAACCCGCTCCTCCGCGCAGAAGAAACGGGGTTCGAAATGA